The Pleuronectes platessa chromosome 10, fPlePla1.1, whole genome shotgun sequence genome contains a region encoding:
- the lratd2b gene encoding protein LRATD2, with protein MGNQVEKLTHLNYAGVPTSDPNGFDPDDEGPRIGVSYIFSNDDDDQDEHMDHYSSDSGTVNHEEKPFDPQDEVECAIFYREESVFERSSGAATHTAESLLNKCRPGDLLEFVTTGQYPHWAVYVGDFQVIHLHRAEIKNNFLSDVSQGKKGRIVNGLYRYRALPPEVIVRNARDYVGCRDQELYWRNSECFAAWCRFGKREFKIGGEIRIGKQPYRLKLLFSEKQHHVLEFQSLEDVIMEKRRNDQIGKVAVMQELANHLNATHEIKEERFVN; from the coding sequence ATGGGGAACCAGGTGGAGAAACTTACGCATTTAAATTACGCAGGGGTGCCAACGTCGGACCCGAATGGCTTCGACCCGGACGACGAGGGACCGCGCATTGGCGTCTCTTACATTTTCTCCAACGACGACGACGACCAGGACGAGCACATGGACCACTACTCGTCCGACAGCGGGACGGTGAACCACGAGGAGAAGCCCTTCGACCCGCAGGACGAGGTGGAGTGCGCGATATTCTACCGGGAGGAGAGCGTGTTCGAGAGGAGCAGCGGAGCCGCGACGCACACTGCGGAGAGCCTCCTGAACAAGTGCCGACCGGGGGACCTGCTGGAGTTCGTGACCACCGGACAGTATCCGCACTGGGCCGTGTACGTCGGGGACTTCCAGGTGATTCATCTGCACCGGGCTGAGATCAAGAACAACTTCCTCAGCGATGTCAGCCAGGGCAAGAAAGGCCGGATAGTGAACGGCCTCTACAGGTACCGTGCGCTCCCGCCGGAGGTGATCGTGCGCAACGCTCGGGACTATGTGGGCTGCAGGGACCAGGAGCTGTACTGGAGGAACTCTGAGTGTTTTGCCGCCTGGTGCCGCTTTGGCAAAAGGGAGTTCAAGATCGGAGGGGAGATTCGGATCGGGAAGCAGCCGTACAGACTGAAGCTGCTGTTCTCCGAGAAGCAGCACCACGTCCTGGAGTTCCAGAGCCTGGAGGACGTGATcatggaaaagaggaggaacgaTCAGATCGGGAAAGTCGCCGTGATGCAAGAGCTGGCCAACCACCTGAACGCAACACATGAAATCAAAGAGGAGCGATTTGTCAACTGA